The following is a genomic window from Halarcobacter mediterraneus.
TGAAGTTTTTGTTTTAAACTAGCAATTAAATTTTTAAGTTCATCTATTGTTTCATTACAACTATTTGGATTAATTTGTGTATATGTTTCAATCCATTCCAAAATTGAGTTACAACCTTTTGTCTCCCAAGTTTTATATGAACCTAGTTTTGAATAAACGTCATCTTTTAATCCAAGAACATTAACTTTTAATTTTGCAGTATCATAAACTAAATCTACATTACATACTTCTTCCCTTGATTCTTCAAGGAAGCTAGCTCTTGAAGCTGCTGTTACTAAAGAGTCTGACATATGGGCTATATTTGTAGACATTTTAGAAATTTGTTCTGCAATTTGTGCATTTTGTTGAGTTGCTTGATCAAGTAAATTAACTGCATCATTAATTTGAACAATACCAGCTTCTTGCTCTTTTGAAGCTGTTGCAACTTGCTCAATTTTTTCGAGTGTAAATTTAATATTTTCATTTAACTCTTCATATCCATTGATCATATTATCAGAAATTTCTTTACCACTATTTGTTTTTTCTGTAGCTTTTTCAACTAAAGCTTTTATTTCTTTAGCCGCTTCAGCAGATCTATTTGCTAAATTTCTTACTTCTCCTGCAACAACAGCAAAACCTTTTCCAGCTTCTCCTGCAGTTGCTGCTTCAACAGCTGCATTTAAAGAAAGTATATTTGTTTGGAAAGCTATTTGGTCAATTACTTCAATTGCTTCATTAATTGAGCTTACTTGAGAATTTATATCATTCATTGCAACAGCTGTTTCATTTGCTAAATTATGTCCATTTTTTGCAGATGTTGTAACATAACTTGCTAGGTCTGACATCTCTCTTGATGCTTCAGTATTACCTTTTATATTTGCAGTAATTTGTTCTAAAGCAGCAGCTGTTTCTTCTAATGATGCTGCTTGCTGATTTGAAGAGGTTGAAAGTTTATTAGATGCGTTTGACAAGGTATGAGTATTTTCTTTTAAAGAATCACCTGTATTCATTATCATAGCTAAAATCTCAGACGTATTATTTCCAACAAGTTTAATTCCTGCTGCTAAAGAGCCTAAGTCCCCGTATATTCCTTTGTCATTGATTTTATAATCAAATTTTGATTCAGAATAATTTTTTAAAGTGTCATTAATTCTATCAAGAGTTTCTTTTGTATGATTAATCATTGTATTAAGTTTATTTTTTAAATCTTCAACATATGGATTTGCTGCTGTAGATTGAACTTGATAAACAAAAAAACCATTTCCTGTTTTTTCTAAAATATCATTGGCTTCTTCAATTACAATTTCATCTTTTTTCAATCCTTCTCTTACTTTATCCATATATGAGTTAAATAGTCCTGCAACTTCTCCAATTTCATCTTTAGAATTTACATTTAGTTTTATACTAGGGTCATTTGATTTAAGTAAGTTTCGGAATCCTTCTTTTAGTGTAGAAATAGGTTTTGTAGCTCTTTTTACAATAATAAAAATTAGAGCAATTGTAACCCAGCCAAATAGTGTAGACATTGTTAATATTTCAATTAAAAGTGATCCAATTTTATCATCAGAAGCATCTAATGAAAAAGTTAAGTCCATTATCCCTATTACATCACCTTTTTGTTGGTTAGCATGACACATTAAACATTCTTGTGTAGCAATCATAGGTTTTATCATCCTTAATGCATGGCCGTTTTCATCATTAGTTTCAAGTAGTTGATTTTGTTTTGTTTCAAAAGATTTCAAAATATCAGGATCTTTTGTAAATTTAGCTCCAGGAGAATACATATCTATAAGAGGTTGACTTTTTGCAATTACTAGTTTTTTTACGCCATTAATTGTTCTTGCTTCATCTTCTGCTTTTTTTATTTGGGCAGGATCTCCTGTATTCATAGCATTTCTTAAACTTTGGAACATCGCAGTGTTCAACATATCTAAATTTTGTTTTGTCGTAGCAATGGAGTCTGACCTAACTTGTTCTGTAGTAAAATATGTTACAATAAGACTTGATAAAGACATTAAGACAAATAAAGAAATTATTATTTTGTTACTTATTTTTTTTGTAATTAAATCAAACATAGTCACACCCTTAATATTAAGCTTTTTTATTATATAATGAATATTATTTATTATATATAAAAAGTAAGATTAAATTTAGAAATTTGAAAGAAAAAGATGATTGTAGGCATAGAAGGTATTATTGAAAAAAAAGAACCAACTTTTTTAAATATTAATGTAAATGGTCTCATTTACGAAATTTTTGTCTCTGTTAATTGTAGCTCAAAAATCACTGAAAGTAAAGTAAAACTTCATACAACATATATTATTCGAGAGGATTCTCAAACCCTTTATGGATTTTTAGATCCAAATGAGAAAAAACTTTTTGATACAGTTATTAAAATAAATGGAGTAGGACCTAAAGTAGCCTTGGCTATTTGTTCTACTTTTACTCCAAACTCTTTTGCACAAATTGTAAATGAAAATGATGTATCTATGTTAAAAAGAGTACCAGGGATTGGACCAAAAGGAGCAAGTAGAATTCTAGTAGAACTTTCAGGTTTTATTGTAGATGATGGAAATGATTCAGACTCCTCTTCAAATAGTTCACTAGAAGCTGCACTTGCTTTAGAATCTTTAGGTTTTAAAAAAGATATAATTTCAAAAGTACTTAGGTCTTGTACTGCAACGAATACTAGTGATTTAGTAAAACAAGCATTAAAATTATTACAAAAATAAAAAAGCCTTTTTGATTGTAGGCATTCAAAGGAGTATTAGTGAAAATAGGAATAGTTTTTGGTGGGAAGTCATATGAGCATGAAATATCAATTGTTTCAGCTATCGCTATGAAAGATGTTTTAAAAGAAGAATTGGTTTATATTTTTTGTGATACGAATAGAGATTTTTATCATATTCCTAATGATAAAATTAAATCAAAATTGTTTAGTAGCGGTGAATATAAAAAATGTGATATTTTGAATTTTTCAAAAAATGGTTTTTCAAAAAAAGCAATATTTGCTTCAAAAGCTTTTGAAGTTGATGTTATTTTAAATATAACTCATGGTGCCGATGGAGAAGATGGTTTTTTTGCTTCTTTATTTGAATTTGCAAATATACCTTACATTGGTCCTAGAAAAGCAGCTTGTAGTGTAAGTTTTAACAAGTTTCTAACTAAAGGTTATGCTAAAAGTGTAGGTATAAAAGCAGTTGATTATAAGTATTATACTAAAAATGATAAAGTAGAACTTCAAGATTTCCCTGTGATTATTAAACCAATTACTTTAGGAAGTTCTATTGGTGTGTCAATTGTAAAATCACAAGATGAGTTAGAATATGCTTTAGATGTAGCTTTTGAATTTGATGAAGCAGTTATTATTGAACCCTTTATTGCTGGAATTAAAGAATATAATTTAGCAGGAGCAAAAATAAATGGTGAATTTGTTTTCTCAATTATTGAGGAACCACAAAAAGCAGAATTTTTAGATTTTGATAAAAAATATTTAGATTTTGCAAGAACTTCAGCTGCATTAGAAGCAGATATTACAGAGGAATTAAAGACAAAAATAAAAGACTCTTTTAAAGCAATTTATAATAATACTTTTGAAGGTTCTTTGATAAGATGTGATTTTTTTGTTCAAAATAATGAAGTATATTTAAATGAAATAAATCCAGTTCCTGGTTCTATGGCGAACTATTTATTTGAAGATTTTAATTCAATATTAATTTCACTAGCTAAATCTTTACCAAAACAAAAAGATATTAAGATATCATATGAATATGTAAATAAAATACAAGCATCAAAAGGTAAATAAAATTGGCTTTAAAAAGCATAGAGGTTTTAGATAAAAAATTTAATATTTCTTATGAAATTGTAAATCCAACTGAAAAAAAGGATATAGTTATTCTTCATGGCTGGGGTTCAAATAAAGAGATTATGAAACAAGCATTTGGTAATCTTTTGCAAGACTTTAGACATATATATGTAGATATGCCAGGTTTTGGAAAAAGCTCAAATGACTATGTTTTAACTACAAAAGATTATTCACTTATCGTAAAGAAGTTTTTGGAAGTTTTAAATACAAATGTTATAGCAATTGTAGGACACTCTTTTGGTGGTAAAGTTGCAACTTTAATAAACCCAGATAATCTTATACTTCTTAGTTCTGCTGGAATTTTAGAAAAGAAAAGTATGAAAACCAAAATCAAAATATTTTTTGCTAAACTTTTAAATACTTTTGGATTATCAAAATTAACAAAAGTATTTAGAAGTGATGATGTACAAAAAATGAGTGAAAATATGTATGAGACTTTTAAAAATGTAGTAAATGAAGATTTTTCATTTATATTTGAGTCTTATGAAAAAAAAGCAATTATTTTTTGGGGTAAATCTGATTTGGCTACAACTCTTACCTCTGGAGAAAAAATTCATAAACTTATAAAAAATAGTAGTTTTGAGGTTTATGAAGGTGATCATTATTTCTTTTTAAAACATAAAAAAGATATTTGTAAAAAAATTGAAAATGGAATCAAATAATGGAAATACTAGAATACTTTTATATATTTACACATGTAATATTAATTATGTCTCTTGGATGGTATTTAATTACAAATTTACAATGGTATAATTATAAATTAGAAAGAGTAGTTTTAAAACATCATAAATGGCAATGGCATATT
Proteins encoded in this region:
- a CDS encoding D-alanine--D-alanine ligase, which translates into the protein MKIGIVFGGKSYEHEISIVSAIAMKDVLKEELVYIFCDTNRDFYHIPNDKIKSKLFSSGEYKKCDILNFSKNGFSKKAIFASKAFEVDVILNITHGADGEDGFFASLFEFANIPYIGPRKAACSVSFNKFLTKGYAKSVGIKAVDYKYYTKNDKVELQDFPVIIKPITLGSSIGVSIVKSQDELEYALDVAFEFDEAVIIEPFIAGIKEYNLAGAKINGEFVFSIIEEPQKAEFLDFDKKYLDFARTSAALEADITEELKTKIKDSFKAIYNNTFEGSLIRCDFFVQNNEVYLNEINPVPGSMANYLFEDFNSILISLAKSLPKQKDIKISYEYVNKIQASKGK
- a CDS encoding alpha/beta fold hydrolase — its product is MALKSIEVLDKKFNISYEIVNPTEKKDIVILHGWGSNKEIMKQAFGNLLQDFRHIYVDMPGFGKSSNDYVLTTKDYSLIVKKFLEVLNTNVIAIVGHSFGGKVATLINPDNLILLSSAGILEKKSMKTKIKIFFAKLLNTFGLSKLTKVFRSDDVQKMSENMYETFKNVVNEDFSFIFESYEKKAIIFWGKSDLATTLTSGEKIHKLIKNSSFEVYEGDHYFFLKHKKDICKKIENGIK
- the ruvA gene encoding Holliday junction branch migration protein RuvA, whose translation is MIVGIEGIIEKKEPTFLNINVNGLIYEIFVSVNCSSKITESKVKLHTTYIIREDSQTLYGFLDPNEKKLFDTVIKINGVGPKVALAICSTFTPNSFAQIVNENDVSMLKRVPGIGPKGASRILVELSGFIVDDGNDSDSSSNSSLEAALALESLGFKKDIISKVLRSCTATNTSDLVKQALKLLQK
- a CDS encoding methyl-accepting chemotaxis protein; the protein is MFDLITKKISNKIIISLFVLMSLSSLIVTYFTTEQVRSDSIATTKQNLDMLNTAMFQSLRNAMNTGDPAQIKKAEDEARTINGVKKLVIAKSQPLIDMYSPGAKFTKDPDILKSFETKQNQLLETNDENGHALRMIKPMIATQECLMCHANQQKGDVIGIMDLTFSLDASDDKIGSLLIEILTMSTLFGWVTIALIFIIVKRATKPISTLKEGFRNLLKSNDPSIKLNVNSKDEIGEVAGLFNSYMDKVREGLKKDEIVIEEANDILEKTGNGFFVYQVQSTAANPYVEDLKNKLNTMINHTKETLDRINDTLKNYSESKFDYKINDKGIYGDLGSLAAGIKLVGNNTSEILAMIMNTGDSLKENTHTLSNASNKLSTSSNQQAASLEETAAALEQITANIKGNTEASREMSDLASYVTTSAKNGHNLANETAVAMNDINSQVSSINEAIEVIDQIAFQTNILSLNAAVEAATAGEAGKGFAVVAGEVRNLANRSAEAAKEIKALVEKATEKTNSGKEISDNMINGYEELNENIKFTLEKIEQVATASKEQEAGIVQINDAVNLLDQATQQNAQIAEQISKMSTNIAHMSDSLVTAASRASFLEESREEVCNVDLVYDTAKLKVNVLGLKDDVYSKLGSYKTWETKGCNSILEWIETYTQINPNSCNETIDELKNLIASLKQKLQELINANANKADNEILNEKAKAVEIESLRVFGTLNKLKKDACKK